In a single window of the Coffea eugenioides isolate CCC68of chromosome 3, Ceug_1.0, whole genome shotgun sequence genome:
- the LOC113766229 gene encoding uncharacterized protein LOC113766229, whose product MAKSLQNLEEPSDCPHKFGSIIPSRMRRCTDLVIKCGTELRVREHTVVYTRPKEDDEESVASCNHITIIDGDSPEEEEDVEDAPPELEEGVKATVDDLKEINLGTSEDPRPIYISASLSPDEEKAYIKLLREYQDIFAWTYKEMLGLDPKVAVHHLAVKKGVRPVKQAQRRFRPDLIPLIEMEVNKLIEAEFIREVKYPTWISSIVPVRKKNGQIRICVDFRDVNNACPKDDFPLPITELMIDATTGHEVLSFMDGSSGYNQI is encoded by the coding sequence ATGGCAAAGTCATTGCAAAATCTTGAAGAACCTTCTGATTGTCCTCATAAATTTGGTAGCATCATTCCTTCGAGAATGAGAAGATGTACAGACCTTGTAATAAAGTGTGGGACTGAATTGAGGGTCAGGGAGCATACCGTGGTGTACACAAGACCAAAAGAGGATGATGAAGAGAGTGTTGCttcatgcaatcatataaccaTAATTGACGGTGACTCgcctgaagaagaagaagatgttGAAGACGCTCCACCTGAATTGGAGGAAGGTGTTAAGGCTACTGTGGATGATCTAAAGGAGATCAATCTTGGTACTTCAGAGGACCCGCGTCCAATATACATAAGTGCTTCACTGAGTCCTGACGAAGAGAAGGCATATATTAAACTCTTGCGGGAGTATCAAGATATTTTTGCATGGACTTATAAAGAAATGCTGGGTTTAGATCCAAAAGTGGCCGTCCACCATTTGGCTGTTAAAAAGGGAGTTCGACCTGTGAAGCAAGCACAACGGCGATTTAGACCTGATTTGATTCCGTTGATCGAAATGGAAGTCAATAAACTCATTGAAGCCGAGTTTATTCGTGAAGTTAAATATCCCACATGGATTTCGAGTATCGTGCCTGTGCGAAAGAAAAATGGACAAATCCGCATCTGCGTCGATTTCAGGGATGTTAACAATGCTTGTCCCAAAGATGACTTTCCTTTACCGATCACTGAACTCATGATTGATGCAACTACTGGGCATGAAGTTCTGTCATTTATGGATGGCTCTTCTGGATATAATCAAATTTGA
- the LOC113766231 gene encoding probable disease resistance protein At4g27220, producing MAETSGLFNKVIFAVVSRNLDVRKIQGRIGDMLGLYFREESEMGRAGRLFERLTTQERILLVLDDVWNFVNFKEIGIPVNFEGKGCKIMITTRQRNLCSTMGLRKTKEIPLRLLSDEESWNLFKSNAGSLADTFSPQQDDVTMKVARECCGLPLALVTVGRALRNKDLELWRAALQQLKKSKPLNINYNEKDIFSCLKLSYDQLQSEEAKDCFLSCCLFPEDHDIKIEDIARYALGKGMFTDVETMEEARRETRWIIRNLTDCCLLLDSSTEDSVRMHDMVRDFAISMASTGEHGFVIKAGLGLKEWPNQETLERNAVIISLMTNHIQSLPDCLICPKLEILLLAENEVFEVIPEGFFLGMPTLRVLDLSEKIGARSLNRYFEPDKWTSMPSSSFKLPSSFEALVNLRTLHLNHCKLDDVAVLGKLKRLEVLSFYGCDIEELPKEIGELVNLRLLDLNFCQKLKTVPATLLLRLCQLEELYMWESFHQWAIQGMVEDTSKACLSEITSLSHLTTLCIQVSNPESVPRKLHIPNVQKFEIVIGKGYDSVTCYPNSRSLSLREIKTSIPEGVKDILQNTEDLRLFCLYDEMIRNILDVDLGTLNNLRYLKVVACMETSFLLSMNQSANDAPAILAALESLHLQLMNELFVICPKLLPVGSLHKLKFLKLQSCKRMWVAITATLLQRLLSLEEVEATWCKQMSSVFDLGNISSENQQFLLSNLRIIRLHGLESLRTIWKGGVKPLPPSVRLAKLTVVELSSCGSLKVIFPYSIAQNLLQLEVLKINWCNKLESIVEKRPEVSVDQYQLACFPNLRIIEVSECSRLRKLFSVAEARYLQQLKEINISSCKDIVELISHDEEGEEDTEDKRISLPELYSMKIKDMSNINRLCAMSFSVDLPSLEQVVLEKCPNMEEFNSDPQKYGVGHAPKLKERETNLEDKHQELELLLKHSEYLEATQNTEHPNPYIRCYSFIYIVHVVYVELWITTECDRLQVVPGEIVVIPLGFHFVVDLPDGSSHGYVAEIFGTHFQLLDLGQMGAAKILKVPNGLAAPRDFLAPMA from the exons ATGGCTGAAACTAGTGGCCTTTTCAATAAGGTGATTTTTGCTGTTGTTTCGCGAAATTTAGATGTGAGAAAAATTCAAGGTCGAATTGGGGATATGTTAGGTCTATATTTCCGGGAGGAGAGTGAAATGGGAAGAGCTGGTCGGCTCTTTGAAAGGCTAACTACCCAGGAAAGAATCCTGCTTGTATTGGATGATGTTTGGAATTTTGTTAATTTCAAAGAAATTGGAATTCCTGTCAATTTTGAGGGCAAGGGTTGTAAGATTATGATTACTACTCGTCAAAGAAATCTTTGCAGCACTATGGGGCtcagaaaaacaaaggaaattcCATTGAGACTCTTGTCAGATGAAGAATCCTGGAACCTGTTTAAAAGTAATGCAGGGTCATTGGCTGATACATTTTCTCCCCAACAAGATGATGTCACCATGAAGGTTGCTAGAGAATGTTGTGGGCTCCCATTGGCACTTGTAACGGTTGGGAGAGCACTAAGAAACAAAGATCTGGAGCTTTGGAGAGCTGCACTTCAGCAACTGAAGAAGTCCAAACCCTTGAACATCAACTACAATGAAAAAGACATTTTCTCATGCCTAAAGTTGAGCTATGATCAGCTGCAAAGTGAGGAAGCTAAAGATTGTTTTCTATCGTGTTGCTTGTTTCCTGAAGATCATGATATAAAAATTGAAGACATAGCTAGATATGCACTCGGAAAAGGAATGTTTACAGATGTAGAGACAATGGAGGAAGCAAGAAGAGAAACACGATGGATAATCAGAAACCTTACTGACTGTTGCTTGCTTCTGGACAGCAGTACGGAAGATTCTGTAAGAATGCATGATATGGTTCGTGACTTTGCCATATCAATGGCATCTACAGGGGAACATGGTTTCGTCATAAAAGCAGGTCTTGGCTTGAAGGAGTGGCCAAATCAGGAGACTCTTGAACGCAATGCAGTAATCATTTCTCTGATGACTAATCATATTCAGTCACTTCCTGATTGCCTAATTTGTCCCAAGCTCGAAATTTTGTTGTTGGCAGAGAATGAGGTTTTTGAGGTAATACCAGAGGGATTCTTTCTAGGGATGCCAACGCTCAGGGTGCTGGATTTAAGTGAAAAAATTGGTGCTCGCTCTCTAAATCGCTATTTTGAACCTGACAAATGGACCTCAATGCCGTCCAGTTCCTTCAAACTTCCCTCCTCGTTTGAAGCCTTGGTGAACCTTCGGACTTTGCATTTAAATCACTGCAAGTTGGATGATGTAGCAGTCCTTGGAAAATTAAAAAGACTTGAGGTTCTAAGCTTCTATGGATGTGATATTGAAGAATTACCaaaggagattggagaattagTCAACCTGAGGTTGTTAGACCTCAACTTCTGCCAAAAGCTCAAGACTGTTCCGGCAACCCTGTTATTGCGTTTGTGTCAATTAGAAGAACTCTACATGTGGGAGAGTTTTCATCAGTGGGCGATTCAAGGGATGGTTGAAGACACAAGTAAAGCATGTCTTTCAGAAATAACATCCTTGTCCCACTTGACTACTTTATGTATTCAAGTATCCAATCCTGAATCGGTTCCCAGAAAATTGCATATACCTAACGTACAAAAATTTGAGATAGTTATTGGTAAAGGGTATGATTCAGTGACATGTTACCCAAACTCAAGAAGCCTGTCACTCCGAGAAATTAAGACTTCAATACCTGAAGGAGTGAAGGACATACTTCAGAACACAGAAGATTTGAGACTTTTCTGCTTGTATGATGAAATGATAAGGAATATTTTAGATGTTGATCTGGGGACCTTAAACAACTTAAGATATCTTAAGGTCGTTGCTTGTATGGAAACCTCGTTTTTGTTATCCATGAACCAATCTGCAAATGATGCCCCTGCAATCTTGGCAGCTTTGGAAAGTTTACATCTTCAACTTATGAACGAATTGTTCGTTATATGTCCAAAATTACTTCCAGTTGGTTCGCTGCACaagttaaagtttttaaaacttCAAAGTTGCAAGCGGATGTGGGTAGCAATCACTGCCACATTACTCCAGAGGCTACTGAGTTTGGAAGAAGTTGAAGCAACATGGTGCAAGCAAATGTCGAGTGTATTTGACCTTGGCAACATTAGTTCTGAGAATCAACAGTTCCTTCTGTCTAATCTTAGAATAATAAGGTTACACGGTCTGGAGAGTTTGAGAACCATATGGAAAGGAGGGGTAAAACCACTTCCTCCTTCAGTGCGCCTTGCAAAACTAACAGTGGTTGAGCTCAGCAGCTGCGGGAGCCTAAAAGTTATCTTTCCATATTCCATTGCTCAAAATCTACTGCAACTGGAAGTTCTTAAGATAAACTGGTGCAACAAGTTAGAAAGCATTGTCGAGAAGAGGCCAGAAGTATCAGTTGATCAATATCAGCTTGCTTGTTTTCCAAACCTTAGGATTATTGAGGTGAGTGAATGCTCAAGACTGAGAAAGCTGTTTTCAGTTGCTGAGGCTCGATATCTTCAACAGCTCAAAGAAATAAACATTAGCAGCTGTAAGGATATAGTTGAACTAATAAGCCATGATgaggaaggagaagaagacACTGAAGACAAAAGAATTTCACTGCCGGAACTATACAGCATGAAGATCAAAGACATGTCTAACATAAATAGACTCTGTGCAATGTCTTTTTCTGTTGATCTACCATCCCTGGAACAAGTGGTTTTAGAGAAGTGTCCTAACATGGAAGAGTTCAATTCTGACCCCCAAAAATATGGTGTGGGACATGCACCAAAACTGAAG GAAAGAGAAACCAATTTAGAGGACAAGCATCAGGAGCTAGAACTTCTTCTCAAGCATAGTGAATATCTTGAAGCAACTCAGAACACTGAACATCCAAATCCCTACATTCG ATGCTATTCATTCATTTATATTGTACATGTTGTCTATGTAGAGTTATGGATCACAACTGAATGTGATAGATTGCAAGTAGTTCCTGGTGAGATAGTTGTTATACCTCTAGGGTTTCACTTTGTTGTTGACCTTCCAGATGGGTCTTCACATGGTTATGTTGCTGAGATTTTTGGAACTCATTTTCAGCTTCTTGATCTTGGGCAAATGGGTGCagcaaaaattttgaaa GTGCCCAATGGTCTTGCGGCTCCAAGGGATTTTCTTGCTCCAATGGCCTGA